From Periophthalmus magnuspinnatus isolate fPerMag1 chromosome 6, fPerMag1.2.pri, whole genome shotgun sequence:
gctaacgattaaaaagagtttaagaaaacagacggattttgagctgagaaaaagtttatgatctgaaaataggtcagAATTGCCACAAAATTGAACCTTTGTGAAACCTGTAGGTCCCTGTCAGTGTCTGTTTGAGTTCACATTTCTTTCTATGAGTAAAAttctttctgggcaggaggttttttttcattgtagtaccaatgagtggccactagtccaactcgaGGTGCTCTAAACAGCAGGACGCTCCAGGTGTTTTAACAGATCCACGGCACATCTTCACTCTTCTATTTTTTGAGTCAtggtaaatgtttttgtaaatataataaaatttaaACTTCTTGTCAAATTGaaccaaaactgaaaacaaactgACAGATCATGTTTCCGActattgcatttttattgtttttattctgttttattttctggacCATGCTGTTTTTCAttgagttgtttgtttttaatattttttaatatttcatcattATCTGGGaaccaaaatacacatttcCCCACTCTGGACTTTCCGGGCAGATTACATCATGTGTTATTGAGTTTGAGATGACGTCAaatattctataggccaataataataataataataataataataatatgttctGAAGCATGTGCTCTGATGATATTTAATGCAGATGGAAGCaggtaaaattaatattgttcaaatgttttctttgttttgtcctgCAGCAGGTCTGTGGGTCTTTCCGctgacagaaatgatcaggaccaatatttgtgaattttcatggcaaacacaatgtaaacaaaaggctaaactggctcttgcccatagactgtttatttaaatggacagaGTTGCTGCCCGCCACGTTTCAGGAAGTGCtaactgctgcttcagactcattctggtcttaaatgttcgtattaaccctctacatgatcctggggtttttatttcactattgtgtctgcaGGTcactctagcgttagcaacaggtttgattgaccgtgttgctaagtgcccactccccgCTTAAAGgggaagaggtgttaccttcaacagcctcgctcctgattggctctttggttgctatgatactcagaattctaaatatggaactctgctccgaaattggccgctataactgctagtctcttGCTCTTGGAGTATGTCACAACCTGTTCTCTGTATTTTCTCTCTTAGACGGTGGAGAAAGACGCTCAGCTACATAACAGTTGGGACATTAAGTCAGAAGGCAGCTTGAATGTTCTAGAGCTACCGCCACAAGTCTCCATCACTCCTCCCCAACATCCCACAGTGGAGTCCCAGTCTGACGTGGACCCTGCCTGCCCTCCACCCTTTCAACACCATCTCACTCAAAGCCCAAGTGACAACATGGCGGAAAGTTCACCCCAACCCAAAGACACAAGAGCTCACGATCCCGCCTCCAACACTGACTTAGCAACAcgggtttttgcctctgcgtCGGAGGAGGATGAAACATCACCACGTCAGTCGAAACAGGCTCTTGTAGCTCCTGACAGACAAGCCAAACAAACTCTAGAAGAAGAGGGTGTGTACAGGTCTGACTTTGAGGAAAAGAATGTGGAAGTTCCCTCTCTAGTGAGTGAACAAAGCACACACTGTCTGACAGTAATCAGCCAAGAATCCAGTGAGCGCAGCTTATCTGAAAGTGCAAACAGTGAGACTCAAATTCCAATCGAAAACATCCCTCTTATCCAAATATCAACCATAGAAGACACGCAGGATGAGGAGGCAGTCCCACAAATGGACGCCGTGTGCCCTGGGGTCATTCAAGATGATAGCGAGTCTTTACCGGTGACAGAGCAGCTAATGACGGACTTTGAGCGTGATGCTAAAGCACTTCCTGAAATTCAAATATGTTCCATAGAAGATATTCCGGAAATCCAGGTAATTGTCCCGGTCATACGTGTGGAAGACGAGATTCTCAGTCCAACAATAGAAGTAACACAGCCAGATGTGAAAGAGGGGCCCACACCGATCGCTCAGGTGCTACAAGAAAATGAGTCTATTTCATACAAGGAGTTTGACAATTGGCCAAATATTATCATCCAAAACGATTATGTGTCAGATTTCTGTATGGAGATCGACTCGGGGGGAGCAGCGGGAATGTCCCAAGAAGATGAGGTTCCCCAGGTCCATTATCCTATCCCGATCATAAATGTGTCGTGTACAGAGGAGGCGCTTGAACCGGCCCCTGGTATAAGCCCACCTCCTGGTACTGCGGCGCTGCCCGAGTTTGTGGCCCCGCCCATCGTCAAAACAGCAGAGCGCAGagacaaaatggaggaggaagAAATAACTGCACAGAAAGAAATTACTGAACCCACAGAAAAGACAGAACCCACAGAGACCTTTGGAGCTGAGCACAGAGACACAGTGACTCACAAAGAAACAGCAGAGCTCAGAGAAACGGCAGTGACTGAACTAATGTCTGAAATGTACAAGGAGACATTAGAAACAACAGAAACCTCTGAACAAACAGAGACATTAGAGACCAAAGCGACAACTGAACAAAGAGAGGCCGAGGAAGCGGCTCCAGCTGCGTCTGAGCACACGGAGCCTGGAGCCACCTCACAGGATGAACCGAAACCCAACAGTGAAGCACAGGCTCAGGGCGAACTGACAGAGAACAAGCTGACAGCAGCCTATGAAACCCCAAAGACTGAAGTTAACGTGCTGTCGCTAAGTAAAACAGTGGAGGCCAGCATAGAGAGCGAGATCACCCAGTCTCTGAAGGAGGCGCGTATCGAGAGCTTtatgtctgtggagaggctgagCTTTAAACCCCCGCTCTACCCCTCTCTGAGCCCGGCCAGTCTGAGGAAGTTCATGTCCAAAGCCTCAGGTGAGGCAGACTCTGCAGCAGACCGTCAGAGTGACAAAGCTGAGGACTCTCTGAGCGGAGGCTCCACCCCAACGTCCTCGCTGTCCTGCGAGAGCAGCCCCCGCCTCAAACGCCGCGACAGCCTCTCGCTCATCCGCTCTGCCACCCCCGAGGAGCTGGCCTCCGGGGCCAGGCGCAAGATCTTCATCCCCAAAACCAAAGAGGACAGTGAGGACAGTAGCAGTAAGAAGGACAGCCCCTACATGTCCCCCGGTCAAGCCCGCCGCACGTCCTTTCTGCAGCCGCCCAGCGGGTCCAACACCCCCCCGGTGGAGAGGCGCTCCCCCCTGCTCAACCGCAGGAAGGCCACTCTGGAGGTGCCCaaagtggtggaagaaataccTGTACCTGAAGAAGTCAGCACCAAACAAGACGATAAGTCAGGAGACAAGAAACCAGACCCACTCAAAGgtaaatgtttttgtacataTACACTTTTTTGTTGCAGTATGTCACAAATGTCAAATAGTTCACTTCTGTGACAAAACTGAGAATGACagatcctgtgtgtgtgtgtgtgtgtgtgtgtgtgcgtgtgtgtctgtgtgtgtgtgtatctgtgcatGCAGCTCCTCAGGTGATCCGAAAGATCCGTGGTGAGCCGTTCCCTGATGCCTCTGGACACCTCAAACTCTGGTGTCAGTTCTTCAATGTTCTGAGTGACTCGACCATCAAGTGGTtcaaggaggagcaggagatcctggaggtgcagaggaggtacaGACTCACACGTTTAtgaaggtgcagaggaggtacaGACTCACACGTTTAtgaaggtgcagaggaggtacaGACTCACACGTTTAtgaaggtgcagaggaggtacaGACTCACACGTTAGTTACTCCAAACCCCAATGTCTCTGATTATTCAAACTCTGATCATGTGTTCAATACtcacaaatgtgtgaaagaggaAGTTACTCgagcaacataaaataaacGTTTCCTTTTTGACCTGACGATCTCGGCTCTGATTCTGCAGTGAAGCATGGGTTCTTTGACTCTGAAGCATGACTCTGAAGCATGTGCCTCTTTGAGTCTGCAGTGAAGCATGTGCCTCTTTGACTCTGAAGCCTCTTCCTCTTTGACTCTGAAGCATCTTCCTCTTTGACTCTGAAGCATCTTCCTCTTTGACTCTGAAGCATCTTCCTCTTTGACTCTGAAGCATCTTCCTCTTTGACTCTGAAGCATCTTCCTCTTTGACTCTGAAGCATCTTCCTCTTTGACTCTGAAGCTTGTGCCTCTtattattggacttctgtgctagtcacagtttgtccatgacaaacaccatgtttgagcacaagggtgtccatcggtgcacatggcaccaggacactctaggtcggaggtcgatgatcgactttgttgtcgtatCGTCTGACCTCCatccgcgtgtcttggacactcaggtgaagagagggactgagctgtcaaccgatcaccacagacacggacagacctggcaggcccaagtgtactgtgagggtctgctgggaacatcttgcggaaccctctgtcaggggggtcttcagcTCACACCTCCgagagagcttctccctgatcctgggcgaggctggggacatggattccgagtgggccatgttctctgcTTCTATTGTCGgcctgcggtgcttgtcgcggtggcaacccccgaacccggtggtggacaccggaagtatggaatgccgtcaggctgaagaaggagtcctatcgagcttTGTTGGcctgtgggactcctgaggcagctgatgagtaccggcgggtcAACGTGCCGCAGCCCATGTTGTCACGGTGGCAAAAACAGAGGGTTGGGAGGAggtcggggaggccatggaggaggactatcggacggccccaaatagattctggcaaactgtccaatGTCtaaggagggggaagcagtgcttctcCAACACTGTtcacagtgcgggtggagagctgctgactgggggatgttgtcagacggtggaaggaatactttgaggatctcctcaatcccactgtcatgtcttccaatgaggaagcagagactggagacccagaggcggactcgtccatcaccctggctgaagtcactgaggtggttggcaagctcctcggtggcaaggctccgggggtggatgagatccgtcccgagtacctcaagtctctggatgttgtgggtctgtcttggctgacacgtctctgcaacatcgcgtggcggtcggggacagtgcctgtggaatggcagaccggggtggtggtccctctgtataagaagggggaccggagggtgtgttccaattacaggggaatcacactcctcagccttcccgataaggtctattccaaggactagagaggagaatccatccgatagtcgaacctcggattcaggaggagcagtgtggttttcgtcctggtcgtggaacactggaccagctctatactctccatcgggtcctcgagggctcatgggagtatgcccaaccagtccacatgtgttttgtggatctggagaaggcatttgaccgtgtccctcgtggtgtcctttggggggtgctctgggagtatggggtctggggctctttgctaagggctgtccggtccctgtatgaccggagcaggagctgtgttcgcattgccggcagtaagtcagacctgttcccagtgcatgttggactccgccagggctgccctttgtcaccggttctgttcattatatttatggacagaatttctaggcgcagtcaggggccggagggggcctggtttgggaaccacaggatttcatctctgctgtttgcagatgatgttgtcctgatgcttcttcgagtcaggacctgcagcactggggcggtttgcagccgagtgtgaagcggctgggatgagaatcagctcctccaaatccgaggccatagttctcaactggaaaaaggtggcttgtccCCTCCAGGTGGGTGGGGAGTCGCTGCAGTCGCTGCCCTCACTTAtgatcatgagctctgggtaatgaccaaaagcacgatattgcggatacaagcggctgaaatgagtttcctccacagagtggccgggcgcacccttagggatagggtgaggagctcggtcacacaggaggagctcggtgtagagccactgctcctctacGTGGAGAGGAatagctgaggtggctcgggcatctgctcaggatgcctcctggacgcctccctagggaggtgttcatgtcccaccgggaggaggccccggggaagacccaggacacactggagggactatgtctctgccctgggaacgccttggggtcccaccggagaagctggaggacgtgtctggggtgagggaagtctgggagtatctgcttagactactgcccccgcgacccggccccggataagaggaagaacatggacggACTCTGAAGCATGTGCCTCTTGGACTCTGAAGCATGTGCTCTGTTTCAGATGACGAGCGTGAGCCAGTTTCTGTTTGAATGAAATGCCAGTTTCAGTTTACTGCTGTAAAATCAGagctggatgaagtactcagctttgttctttaagtaaaagttcagatactggagcaaaaaataatcGAATAAAAGCAacagtatcacataaaaaattacttaagtaaaagtactgacgtatctgtttaaaatgtacttaaaaagtaaaaagtaagtctTATAAACATTGAAATAGCTTCaaatttgataaagatttgagcagatttttttcctgtctgttcaaaacattaaaataaacttcagccttttcagcaggtctcacacaataagaaaaaacagttttgcttttcagtccagttaaaaaatgtagtgtggAGTAGACAGTACAGatactgttctcaaatgtactcaagtaaaagtaaaaaatacacgctgtaaaatgtacttaagtaaagtacagataccttaagtgtgtacttaagtgcagtactttagtactttaACTTCCTCACATTCCACCTCTGTGAATAATATaactgttttgggttttttatgtagttttttaaatttatttatttatttattacattattctctTTAAGTGACAAAGTCACACATGTGGACACACACATGTGGACACACACATGTGGACACACACATTTGGACACACACATGTGGACACACACATTTGGACACACACATGTGGACACACACATGTGGACACACACATTTGGACACACACATGTGGACACACACATTTGGACACACACATGTGGACACACACATGTGGACACACACATGTGGACACACACATTTGGACACACACATGTGGACACACACATGTCACAGTTTCGGTTTTACAGTGAAGccctttttttaatctttttaatctgtttaaatCACGACAGGACGAGAGTTTGAGGATGTGAAACACTGACTGTTATGAAACACTTTCTCTGTGGAGGTTTGAAACAGCTCCTCTGTGTGacagcgccctcttgtggctctgtgtgacagcgccctcttgtggctctgtgtgacagcgccctcttgtggctcctctgtgtgacagcgccctcttgtggctcctctgtgtgacagcgccctcttgtggctctgtgtgacagcgccctcttgtggctctgtgtgacagcgccctcttgtggctcctctgtgtgacagcgccctcttgtggctctgtgtgacagcgccctcttgtggctctgtgtgacagcgccctcttgtggctctgtgtgacagcgccctcttgtggctctgtgtgacagcgccctcttgtggctctgtgtgacagcgccctcttgtggctgacccctctgtctcttctgtgcAGTGGAGGAGATGAGACTCAGGTGGCGCTGGCGATCGTTCTCGCCtccatcctggactgtggcgtTTACGGCTGCACCATAACGAACGAGTACGGCAGCGACACGACGGACTTCCTGCTGAGTGAAGACGGTGAGCGTCATGAGGGACACGCCCACATCACGGACACGCCCACATTAAACACGTGTGATGATTTTAACGTGTGTCTCTTGTTTCAGTCATGGCTGAGATTCTGCTCAAAGACGACCTGGAAGGTACAAGTATTTTGTTTTACGTTTTTATTCTACACGACCagccaaaagtttggacacaccttcattcagtgtgttttttcttcattttaattttattattattattttttaatactttctacattttatatccaTTCTACAGACATCAGACATGAGGCAAGATATATGgccattattatcattttaatttctgtttaattaatttgcaaatggttttaagtattttttgtgaaaaagcAGCACACTGTACCATGGCCCTGAGTAACACACCCCAGGATGACACCTCAGGTTTCAGATTAAAGGTCCCACATCACACAGaactgactcttctgagctgTGACTGTGACATGGGCCTTTAAAGGTTCTGTTGTTCTTCAGTGGGGGAGGAGATCGAGATGACTCCTCTGCTGTTCAGTCGGGGCCTGGCGGACTCGGGCAGCTGGGGGGGGAAGTTCTTCGGTCGGATCATGACTGAGACGGTGCATCTGGGAGAGGGCTGGACGCACAAAACCAGCAGAGTGAAGGTCATCTATGGACTGGAGCCCGTCTTTGAGTCTGGGACGTCCTGCATCATGAAGGTCCAGAACCCCATCCCCTACGGGACCAAGATGGAGAGCAACTTGGCCGAGAGGAACCAGGAGATCACCAAACAAGTAAGAGCCGACTCGTTTATCGTCAATAAAGACACTCACTGTTatttcaccagaatgtgcagaacaaacgGACGTCTCCTGATGGAACCTGTtcataatattcaaattattattattcatatccagaacatttttaaactgtcagaaacttTAATAATGATcctgatataatcgttaatcacagTTATTTTGGCCGTGACGTCACACTAAATGTCAGTGTCGTCCCGTGTCGATGAGTCAGAAGATCAGGACACGCCCACAGCTCGAGTTACACAACCATCAGgagtctggacacacacacaaccatcaggagtctggacacacacacaaccatcaggagtctgcacacacacaaccatcaggagtctggacacacacacaaccatcaggagtctggacacacacacaaccatcaggagtctggacacacacacaaccatcaggagtctggacacacacacaaccatcaggagtctggacacacacacaaccatcaggagtctggacacacacacaaccatcaggagtctggacacacacacaaccatcaggagtctggacacacacacaaccatcaggagtctggacacacacacaaccatcaggagtctggacacacacacaaccatcaggagtctggacacacacacaaccatcaggagtctggacacacacacaaccatcaggagtctggacacacactctcattcagtgtgtttttatttaacttttactactttctacacatcagatatatgaatatgcactgtcccatttaaataaataaataaatatgaagtaAGATTTAGTTTCTGTAcagtggtgtgtgaatgtgtgtgtgtgtgtgtgtgtgtgcagggccggctctagcctttagggggccctaagctgagttTGCCCTTGGGGGCCCTCTTCAGTGCCACATGTTCATAT
This genomic window contains:
- the alpk3a gene encoding alpha-protein kinase 3 isoform X1, producing the protein MTSRRPMTRSYSGNGRTSSFSEEEGSSSNGRNTYLSNVRPENSHSRYSHYRPTRSTLCSVMAQLTEDVQPSFETTLKSKAVSENCNVKFTCVVSGYPAPELKWYKDDMEMDRYCGLPKYEIRRNGKTHTLHIYNCTLDDAAIYQVSASNSKGIVSCSGVLEVGTMSEYQIHQRFFAKLKAKAEKKRQELEVSTKKDTAEKEPNPTEAPQKSPTSRKRVIPETTQTPEEPLVGAVDTNHQVQDPTSPVAPEAKNDGEHTVGKKKIKISNGMNAQTDQPSTPKSANVRSNALAAAGDNHYDGGMGLAQFLAETLQSQTAEEKQVPNKEETAKGLESTKETTQEEDGKQTAEEEMEQEPTPPPPPQVQGKPDQEMKEESREKSHPTPPIRHKDKREHKEHKEHKEHKEHKEHKEHKEHKEHKEHKDHHIPASISSMLHSVKDFFFGKNKKDSHDNKPKDIPDSSVPEQTPPSYYLKPESPSEIRAKHDHGMSLEVAQLQGATAERSQVTEWPGDSRAAEIMKESPAGVGGAAPDQAMEVTAEEDTTLSSPQLLPETVEKDAQLHNSWDIKSEGSLNVLELPPQVSITPPQHPTVESQSDVDPACPPPFQHHLTQSPSDNMAESSPQPKDTRAHDPASNTDLATRVFASASEEDETSPRQSKQALVAPDRQAKQTLEEEGVYRSDFEEKNVEVPSLVSEQSTHCLTVISQESSERSLSESANSETQIPIENIPLIQISTIEDTQDEEAVPQMDAVCPGVIQDDSESLPVTEQLMTDFERDAKALPEIQICSIEDIPEIQVIVPVIRVEDEILSPTIEVTQPDVKEGPTPIAQVLQENESISYKEFDNWPNIIIQNDYVSDFCMEIDSGGAAGMSQEDEVPQVHYPIPIINVSCTEEALEPAPGISPPPGTAALPEFVAPPIVKTAERRDKMEEEEITAQKEITEPTEKTEPTETFGAEHRDTVTHKETAELRETAVTELMSEMYKETLETTETSEQTETLETKATTEQREAEEAAPAASEHTEPGATSQDEPKPNSEAQAQGELTENKLTAAYETPKTEVNVLSLSKTVEASIESEITQSLKEARIESFMSVERLSFKPPLYPSLSPASLRKFMSKASGEADSAADRQSDKAEDSLSGGSTPTSSLSCESSPRLKRRDSLSLIRSATPEELASGARRKIFIPKTKEDSEDSSSKKDSPYMSPGQARRTSFLQPPSGSNTPPVERRSPLLNRRKATLEVPKVVEEIPVPEEVSTKQDDKSGDKKPDPLKAPQVIRKIRGEPFPDASGHLKLWCQFFNVLSDSTIKWFKEEQEILEVQRSGGDETQVALAIVLASILDCGVYGCTITNEYGSDTTDFLLSEDVMAEILLKDDLEVGEEIEMTPLLFSRGLADSGSWGGKFFGRIMTETVHLGEGWTHKTSRVKVIYGLEPVFESGTSCIMKVQNPIPYGTKMESNLAERNQEITKQECKVQNMIREYCKIFTAEARVNENFGSALEVVPQYLMYRPANSVPYATVEAELQGPFQTYCWADAGGKLNSKAISEVEQKCCTFQHWLHEWTHGNLLPTRLAGVDFKLTNIRVVTKSKGYQGLSERGSPQVFDQFLTHHQCNYYCGLLGLRPLKPMDSLQPPTKTKGSRSPLLNRKMSVGSGSPHLPKKGSVSPHSQRRAGTSPKAPRKSQEPEDSNSTKAKAVDGR
- the alpk3a gene encoding alpha-protein kinase 3 isoform X2 translates to MTSRRPMTRSYSGNGRTSSFSEEEGSSSNGRNTYLSNVRPENRSTLCSVMAQLTEDVQPSFETTLKSKAVSENCNVKFTCVVSGYPAPELKWYKDDMEMDRYCGLPKYEIRRNGKTHTLHIYNCTLDDAAIYQVSASNSKGIVSCSGVLEVGTMSEYQIHQRFFAKLKAKAEKKRQELEVSTKKDTAEKEPNPTEAPQKSPTSRKRVIPETTQTPEEPLVGAVDTNHQVQDPTSPVAPEAKNDGEHTVGKKKIKISNGMNAQTDQPSTPKSANVRSNALAAAGDNHYDGGMGLAQFLAETLQSQTAEEKQVPNKEETAKGLESTKETTQEEDGKQTAEEEMEQEPTPPPPPQVQGKPDQEMKEESREKSHPTPPIRHKDKREHKEHKEHKEHKEHKEHKEHKEHKEHKEHKDHHIPASISSMLHSVKDFFFGKNKKDSHDNKPKDIPDSSVPEQTPPSYYLKPESPSEIRAKHDHGMSLEVAQLQGATAERSQVTEWPGDSRAAEIMKESPAGVGGAAPDQAMEVTAEEDTTLSSPQLLPETVEKDAQLHNSWDIKSEGSLNVLELPPQVSITPPQHPTVESQSDVDPACPPPFQHHLTQSPSDNMAESSPQPKDTRAHDPASNTDLATRVFASASEEDETSPRQSKQALVAPDRQAKQTLEEEGVYRSDFEEKNVEVPSLVSEQSTHCLTVISQESSERSLSESANSETQIPIENIPLIQISTIEDTQDEEAVPQMDAVCPGVIQDDSESLPVTEQLMTDFERDAKALPEIQICSIEDIPEIQVIVPVIRVEDEILSPTIEVTQPDVKEGPTPIAQVLQENESISYKEFDNWPNIIIQNDYVSDFCMEIDSGGAAGMSQEDEVPQVHYPIPIINVSCTEEALEPAPGISPPPGTAALPEFVAPPIVKTAERRDKMEEEEITAQKEITEPTEKTEPTETFGAEHRDTVTHKETAELRETAVTELMSEMYKETLETTETSEQTETLETKATTEQREAEEAAPAASEHTEPGATSQDEPKPNSEAQAQGELTENKLTAAYETPKTEVNVLSLSKTVEASIESEITQSLKEARIESFMSVERLSFKPPLYPSLSPASLRKFMSKASGEADSAADRQSDKAEDSLSGGSTPTSSLSCESSPRLKRRDSLSLIRSATPEELASGARRKIFIPKTKEDSEDSSSKKDSPYMSPGQARRTSFLQPPSGSNTPPVERRSPLLNRRKATLEVPKVVEEIPVPEEVSTKQDDKSGDKKPDPLKAPQVIRKIRGEPFPDASGHLKLWCQFFNVLSDSTIKWFKEEQEILEVQRSGGDETQVALAIVLASILDCGVYGCTITNEYGSDTTDFLLSEDVMAEILLKDDLEVGEEIEMTPLLFSRGLADSGSWGGKFFGRIMTETVHLGEGWTHKTSRVKVIYGLEPVFESGTSCIMKVQNPIPYGTKMESNLAERNQEITKQECKVQNMIREYCKIFTAEARVNENFGSALEVVPQYLMYRPANSVPYATVEAELQGPFQTYCWADAGGKLNSKAISEVEQKCCTFQHWLHEWTHGNLLPTRLAGVDFKLTNIRVVTKSKGYQGLSERGSPQVFDQFLTHHQCNYYCGLLGLRPLKPMDSLQPPTKTKGSRSPLLNRKMSVGSGSPHLPKKGSVSPHSQRRAGTSPKAPRKSQEPEDSNSTKAKAVDGR